From Saccharothrix espanaensis DSM 44229, the proteins below share one genomic window:
- a CDS encoding NAD(P)/FAD-dependent oxidoreductase: MYDVIVVGARCAGAPTALLFARAGRRVLLVDRAKFPSDKLSTLYIQQPGVARLAKWGVLDAVRATGCPPLDHVVYELGDTRVEGCCSGVDGQRAAYAPRRELLDRILVDAAVAAGVEFRDDCRVTELYRDGDRVVGVRCESARGSSREDAALVVGADGMRSAVAELVGAEKTAEHPPLTCAYYTFWRGPKTHFEMYEGDTGWVSAVPTNDDAVLVAAYAPQHRFDEIRRDAFASYQELVRVNAPELWAQVEGAEQVGKLHGTGDQQNFFRRAHGPGWALVGDAGHHKDSLTARGISDALMQAELLVETVGDALGDRERQDAAAAEYDRLREERLTENYAATLLIAQEEARPKRRALLGAIGTSPELTTRYFDAVAGIVSVRELYTPELMALMAGAAASESTAAF, translated from the coding sequence ATGTACGACGTGATCGTGGTCGGCGCGCGCTGCGCGGGCGCACCGACCGCACTGCTGTTCGCCCGCGCGGGCCGGCGGGTCCTGCTGGTGGACCGCGCCAAGTTCCCGTCCGACAAGCTCTCGACCCTCTACATCCAGCAGCCGGGCGTGGCGCGGCTGGCGAAGTGGGGTGTGCTCGACGCGGTGCGCGCCACGGGCTGCCCGCCGCTGGACCACGTCGTCTACGAGCTGGGCGACACCCGGGTGGAGGGCTGTTGCAGCGGCGTGGACGGCCAGCGGGCCGCGTACGCGCCGCGCCGGGAGCTCCTGGACCGCATCCTGGTCGACGCGGCCGTGGCGGCGGGCGTGGAGTTCCGCGACGACTGCCGGGTGACCGAGCTGTACCGCGACGGCGACCGGGTCGTGGGCGTGCGGTGTGAGAGCGCGCGCGGCTCGTCCCGCGAGGACGCCGCGCTGGTCGTCGGCGCGGACGGGATGCGCTCGGCGGTGGCCGAGCTGGTCGGCGCGGAGAAGACCGCCGAACACCCGCCGCTGACGTGCGCCTACTACACGTTCTGGCGCGGGCCGAAGACGCACTTCGAGATGTACGAGGGCGACACCGGCTGGGTGTCGGCCGTGCCGACCAACGACGACGCCGTCCTGGTCGCCGCCTACGCGCCCCAGCACCGGTTCGACGAGATCCGGCGCGACGCGTTCGCGTCCTACCAGGAGCTGGTCCGGGTCAACGCGCCCGAGCTGTGGGCCCAGGTCGAGGGTGCCGAGCAGGTCGGCAAGCTGCACGGCACCGGCGACCAGCAGAACTTCTTCCGCCGCGCGCACGGCCCCGGTTGGGCGCTGGTCGGCGACGCCGGGCACCACAAGGACTCGCTGACCGCCCGGGGCATCTCCGACGCCCTGATGCAGGCCGAACTGCTCGTGGAGACCGTCGGCGACGCGCTGGGCGACCGGGAGCGGCAGGACGCGGCCGCCGCCGAGTACGACCGGCTGCGCGAGGAGCGGCTGACCGAGAACTACGCGGCCACCCTGCTCATCGCCCAGGAGGAGGCGCGGCCCAAGCGGCGGGCGCTGCTCGGCGCGATCGGCACCAGCCCCGAGCTGACCACCCGCTACTTCGACGCGGTCGCCGGGATCGTGTCGGTGCGCGAGCTGTACACCCCCGAGCTGATGGCGCTCATGGCCGGTGCCGCGGCGTCGGAGAGCACTGCCGCTTTTTGA
- a CDS encoding beta-ketoacyl synthase N-terminal-like domain-containing protein gives MSPPAVVGTGIVCSLGADVPAFTAALREGRAGITDSGNGLCAPLVGFTLRDALDGVPEPLRGRALRAAGRSPRPVAAAVAAVLQAWVSAGLPDVPGDRVGVVVAGHNLTDRYTHDLRESYADRPEYLPARFALHSLDTDHVGTISEVLSATGEGYTVGGASASGNVGIVHGARLVASGVVDCCVVVGPLVELTPLHRRGFATLGALAVDGDPRAACRPFDADRRGFVPGEAAAALVLESAASARRRGVPVRASVAGVALGLDGNRLADPDAAGEARVIRAALRAAGVGPGELDYVNAHGTASRLGDETEVAALGLALGDAVSRPWVNSTKGLTGHCLASAGVVEAVATVAQLTGGFVHPNANLTRPLDDRVRFVGADAEPARLRWALSNGFGFGGINSAVVFAGVPDGG, from the coding sequence GTGAGCCCACCCGCGGTGGTGGGCACCGGGATCGTCTGCTCCCTGGGCGCGGACGTCCCGGCGTTCACCGCCGCGCTGCGCGAGGGCCGCGCCGGCATCACCGACAGCGGCAACGGGCTGTGCGCGCCGCTGGTCGGCTTCACCTTGCGGGACGCGCTCGACGGCGTGCCGGAACCGTTGCGCGGCAGGGCGTTGCGCGCGGCGGGCCGGTCGCCCCGGCCGGTCGCGGCGGCCGTCGCGGCGGTGTTGCAGGCGTGGGTGTCGGCCGGGCTGCCGGACGTGCCGGGCGATCGGGTCGGCGTGGTCGTGGCCGGCCACAACCTGACCGACCGCTACACGCACGACCTGCGCGAGTCCTACGCGGACCGGCCGGAGTACCTGCCGGCGCGGTTCGCGCTGCACTCGCTGGACACCGACCACGTCGGCACCATCAGCGAGGTGCTGTCCGCCACCGGCGAGGGCTACACCGTCGGCGGCGCGTCGGCCAGCGGCAACGTCGGGATCGTGCACGGCGCGCGCCTGGTCGCCTCCGGCGTGGTGGACTGCTGCGTCGTGGTCGGCCCGCTGGTCGAGCTGACCCCGCTGCACCGCAGGGGTTTCGCCACGCTCGGCGCGCTGGCGGTCGACGGCGACCCGAGGGCGGCGTGCCGGCCGTTCGACGCCGACCGGCGCGGCTTCGTGCCGGGCGAGGCGGCGGCGGCGCTGGTGCTGGAGTCGGCCGCGTCCGCGCGCCGGCGGGGCGTGCCGGTGCGGGCGAGCGTGGCCGGGGTGGCGCTCGGGCTCGACGGCAACCGGCTGGCCGACCCGGACGCGGCCGGCGAGGCGCGGGTCATCCGCGCCGCACTGCGCGCGGCGGGCGTCGGACCGGGGGAGCTGGACTACGTCAACGCCCACGGCACGGCGTCCCGGCTCGGCGACGAGACCGAGGTCGCCGCGCTGGGGCTGGCCCTGGGCGACGCGGTCTCCCGGCCGTGGGTCAACTCCACCAAGGGGTTGACCGGCCACTGCCTGGCCTCGGCGGGCGTGGTCGAGGCGGTGGCCACCGTCGCCCAGCTCACCGGCGGCTTCGTCCACCCCAACGCGAACCTGACCCGACCGCTGGACGACCGCGTCCGGTTCGTCGGGGCCGACGCCGAGCCCGCCCGGCTGCGGTGGGCGCTGTCCAACGGCTTCGGCTTCGGCGGCATCAACTCCGCCGTGGTCTTCGCCGGTGTCCCCGATGGAGGCTGA
- a CDS encoding phosphopantetheine-binding protein, producing the protein MTVFDAVRDSLLEVVPDTDPAAVRPGRTLLDLGCTSIDRAEVVTLAMERLGVVVPIAEFQDVNDIDTIVALLGKHL; encoded by the coding sequence GTGACCGTCTTCGACGCGGTCCGCGACAGCCTGCTGGAGGTCGTCCCGGACACCGACCCGGCGGCGGTCCGGCCCGGCCGGACGCTGCTCGACCTCGGCTGCACCAGCATCGACCGGGCCGAGGTGGTGACGCTCGCGATGGAGCGGCTCGGCGTGGTCGTGCCGATCGCGGAGTTCCAGGACGTCAACGACATCGACACGATCGTCGCGCTGCTGGGGAAGCATCTGTGA
- a CDS encoding chlorinating enzyme produces MSDFTLSEQELNDFHRNGYFGPFDVYEIEEMKARWRRERLRLLDRAHAAYRDGAAESGNTNISNYDRHLDNAFLADHICNPRIVDRVASVLGPKVQCWRSEFFPKYPGDEGTDWHQADTFANASGKPQIVWPGDAEDFGGTLTVWTAFTEANEETGCLQFIPGTHQTMFYDETKRMHYDPDTINAREKEGVRRGFFGYDYRELQIDPDWKPDEGQAVSMVMRPGQAIMFWSTLMHASLPHAGRTEEMRLGFAGRYVPTSVDVYPDTDQIEEYGGSVSLERWGTVIVAGDNDNPNNRVATETTQGHPFTTRVRPGVGRA; encoded by the coding sequence ATGAGTGACTTCACGCTCAGTGAGCAGGAGCTGAACGACTTCCACCGCAACGGGTACTTCGGCCCGTTCGACGTCTACGAGATCGAGGAGATGAAGGCCCGCTGGCGGCGGGAACGCTTGCGGCTGCTCGACCGCGCGCACGCGGCCTACCGCGACGGCGCGGCGGAGTCGGGCAACACCAACATCTCCAACTACGACCGACACCTGGACAACGCCTTCCTGGCCGACCACATCTGCAACCCGCGGATCGTGGACCGGGTGGCCAGCGTGCTGGGCCCGAAGGTGCAGTGCTGGCGCTCGGAGTTCTTCCCCAAGTACCCCGGCGACGAGGGCACCGACTGGCACCAGGCCGACACCTTCGCCAACGCCTCGGGCAAGCCGCAGATCGTCTGGCCGGGCGACGCGGAGGACTTCGGCGGCACGCTCACCGTGTGGACGGCGTTCACCGAGGCGAACGAGGAGACCGGCTGCCTCCAGTTCATCCCGGGCACCCACCAGACCATGTTCTACGACGAGACCAAGCGGATGCACTACGACCCGGACACCATCAACGCCAGGGAGAAGGAGGGCGTCCGCCGGGGCTTCTTCGGCTACGACTACCGCGAGCTCCAGATCGACCCGGACTGGAAGCCCGACGAGGGCCAGGCCGTGTCCATGGTGATGCGGCCCGGCCAGGCCATCATGTTCTGGTCCACCCTCATGCACGCCTCGCTGCCGCACGCCGGGCGCACCGAGGAGATGCGGCTGGGCTTCGCCGGCCGGTACGTGCCGACCTCGGTCGACGTCTACCCGGACACCGACCAGATCGAGGAGTACGGCGGCTCGGTGTCGCTGGAGCGCTGGGGCACGGTGATCGTCGCCGGCGACAACGACAACCCGAACAACCGGGTGGCCACCGAGACCACGCAGGGACACCCGTTCACCACGCGGGTCCGCCCCGGGGTGGGCCGGGCGTGA
- a CDS encoding non-ribosomal peptide synthetase, whose amino-acid sequence MADTDCLHEAFSRRAAQSPRRVAVSCGTEQITYAELDARSTVLAERLRRCGVGRGSRVGVCVDRSICLVVTVLAVVKAGAAYVPVDPENPAGRVAHVLSDSEVALTVAAIRTADALADWSGPVLWSDADESDDPTAVEAPSEAAEPSDVAYVIYTSGSTGAPKGVEVEHRSAVALLERAGELYEFDELDVWTMFHSVGFDFSVWEMWGALLFGCKLVVVPAQVTRTPALMLDLLRRERVTVLSQTPSAFRGLVAADAAAGPPAELSLRLVVFGGERLDVAVLAPWIGRRGDSSPVLVNMYGITEITVHATHRRITAADLEHPSVSPIGVALPGLRVEPRTADGRPVPDGEPGELFVAGTGVARGYLNRPELTAQRFVVLDGQRWYRSGDSAALVDGELVYLGRVDRQLKVRGYRVEPGEVEARLLSCARVGTALVTARDFGDGDVRLVAYVAPPPAPDPVAPTEAELTAAVADLPGYLRPSRFHVVDDIPVTAQGKADVDALVALTETRPATVAAHTAADPTATAVKAIVDEVLVRDVPVDGDLFDHGATSLSLARVIAMVNNRFDLALTGAELEEPTIACLSDVVGSTRRPGALQEVGG is encoded by the coding sequence ATGGCCGACACCGACTGCCTGCACGAGGCGTTCTCCCGGCGCGCGGCGCAGTCGCCCCGGCGGGTCGCGGTGAGCTGCGGGACCGAGCAGATCACCTACGCCGAACTCGACGCGCGGTCGACCGTGCTGGCCGAGCGGCTGCGCCGGTGCGGCGTGGGCCGGGGCAGCCGGGTCGGCGTGTGCGTCGACCGGTCCATCTGCCTGGTCGTCACGGTCCTGGCGGTGGTCAAGGCCGGTGCCGCCTACGTCCCGGTCGACCCGGAGAACCCGGCCGGCCGGGTGGCGCACGTGCTGTCCGACAGCGAGGTGGCGCTCACCGTCGCGGCGATCCGGACCGCCGACGCGCTGGCCGACTGGTCCGGCCCGGTGCTGTGGAGCGACGCCGACGAGAGCGACGACCCGACCGCGGTCGAAGCGCCGTCGGAGGCCGCCGAGCCGTCCGACGTCGCCTACGTCATCTACACCTCCGGTTCCACCGGCGCGCCCAAGGGCGTCGAGGTGGAGCACCGGTCGGCCGTCGCGCTGCTGGAGCGGGCGGGCGAGCTGTACGAGTTCGACGAACTCGACGTGTGGACCATGTTCCACTCGGTCGGCTTCGACTTCTCGGTGTGGGAGATGTGGGGCGCGCTGCTGTTCGGCTGCAAGCTCGTGGTGGTGCCGGCGCAGGTGACCCGCACGCCCGCGCTGATGCTCGACCTGCTGCGCCGCGAACGCGTCACGGTGCTCAGCCAGACCCCGTCGGCCTTCCGCGGCCTGGTCGCGGCCGACGCGGCGGCCGGCCCGCCCGCCGAGCTGTCGCTGCGGCTGGTGGTGTTCGGCGGCGAGCGGCTCGACGTGGCCGTGCTCGCGCCGTGGATCGGCCGGCGCGGCGACTCCTCGCCGGTGCTGGTCAACATGTACGGCATCACCGAGATCACGGTGCACGCGACGCACCGCCGGATCACCGCCGCCGACCTGGAGCACCCCTCGGTCAGCCCGATCGGGGTGGCGCTGCCCGGCCTGCGGGTCGAGCCGCGCACCGCCGACGGCCGGCCGGTGCCCGACGGCGAGCCCGGCGAGCTGTTCGTCGCCGGCACCGGCGTGGCCCGGGGCTACCTGAACCGGCCCGAGCTGACCGCGCAGCGGTTCGTGGTGCTCGACGGGCAGCGCTGGTACCGCTCCGGCGACAGCGCCGCCCTGGTCGACGGCGAACTGGTCTACCTCGGCCGGGTCGACCGCCAGCTCAAGGTGCGCGGCTACCGGGTCGAGCCCGGCGAGGTGGAGGCCCGGCTGCTGTCCTGCGCCCGGGTCGGCACCGCGCTGGTCACCGCGCGCGACTTCGGCGACGGCGACGTGCGGCTGGTCGCCTACGTCGCGCCGCCGCCCGCGCCGGACCCGGTCGCGCCGACCGAGGCGGAGCTGACCGCCGCCGTCGCCGACCTGCCCGGCTACCTGCGGCCCTCCCGGTTCCACGTGGTGGACGACATCCCGGTCACCGCGCAGGGCAAGGCCGACGTGGACGCGCTCGTCGCGCTCACCGAGACCCGGCCGGCAACCGTCGCCGCGCACACCGCGGCCGACCCGACCGCGACGGCGGTCAAGGCGATCGTGGACGAGGTACTGGTGCGCGACGTGCCCGTGGACGGCGACCTGTTCGACCACGGGGCCACCTCGCTCTCGCTGGCCCGCGTCATCGCCATGGTCAACAACCGGTTCGACCTCGCGCTGACCGGCGCCGAGCTGGAGGAGCCCACCATCGCCTGTCTCTCGGACGTGGTCGGGTCAACGCGCCGTCCGGGCGCACTACAGGAAGTGGGAGGCTGA